From the genome of Pelobacter propionicus DSM 2379, one region includes:
- a CDS encoding PD-(D/E)XK nuclease family protein: MSSKFNDFLTKSLQTLNTTSSAHLGDRSQYVGGSDVSQCLRKAVDAKMNNVTHDNKSLLRFLRGHAVQDMFAEIFTAGNATFKEEVEITHPTKPHIKAHIDFVFYSAKRIYVVEMKSVNGIPEETRSSHLDQLGLQMGLLRQVTPAEVVIEGCVLYVDINAAEWDVRNGHNADSPEMKAIYTESERRADKIWQSVQNNELPDPEPSFLCPWCHCYDACPAHQLPEVVIPPDVLDTAKKYLALVAQSKRIKGKTDALKLEILGYTGKRFKGMSDGIGITVTTSNDSEMIDTEKLQCLYPDVYLACLKPRAGSTKLQVRTITKKAAKATKQDS; the protein is encoded by the coding sequence ATGAGTTCAAAATTCAATGATTTCCTCACGAAATCCCTGCAAACGCTTAACACCACAAGCTCTGCCCACCTTGGAGACCGTTCGCAGTATGTCGGCGGATCAGATGTGAGCCAGTGCCTTCGTAAAGCGGTTGATGCGAAAATGAACAACGTGACTCATGACAACAAGAGTCTACTGAGATTTCTTCGTGGGCATGCCGTTCAGGACATGTTTGCCGAAATATTTACGGCCGGCAACGCAACGTTCAAAGAAGAAGTCGAAATCACGCACCCAACCAAGCCCCACATAAAGGCGCACATAGACTTCGTGTTTTATTCCGCCAAGAGAATCTATGTTGTTGAAATGAAGTCAGTCAACGGCATTCCCGAGGAAACACGTTCATCCCATCTCGACCAACTTGGATTACAGATGGGGTTATTACGTCAAGTCACACCAGCTGAGGTCGTTATTGAAGGATGCGTTCTTTATGTGGATATAAACGCCGCAGAATGGGACGTACGTAATGGCCACAACGCTGATTCACCCGAAATGAAGGCCATTTATACGGAAAGCGAGCGACGAGCAGATAAAATCTGGCAAAGCGTTCAGAACAATGAACTGCCGGATCCTGAGCCAAGTTTTCTGTGTCCATGGTGCCATTGTTATGATGCATGTCCCGCACATCAGCTACCGGAAGTAGTTATTCCACCTGATGTTCTTGATACCGCAAAAAAGTATCTCGCACTTGTTGCCCAATCGAAGAGAATAAAGGGCAAGACAGATGCTCTTAAACTCGAAATTCTGGGCTACACCGGCAAGCGCTTCAAAGGTATGTCCGATGGTATTGGCATAACTGTAACGACTTCAAACGATTCAGAAATGATCGATACCGAGAAATTACAGTGCCTGTATCCTGATGTTTACTTGGCCTGCCTCAAACCGCGTGCTGGTTCAACCAAGCTGCAAGTTAGAACAATCACAAAGAAAGCAGCAAAAGCCACCAAACAAGATTCGTGA
- the dnaG gene encoding DNA primase has protein sequence MRIPDDIKKEILDRAGQNIVQLIGEVIPLTKAGTTYKACCPFHNEKTPSFTVNPSRGTWHCFGQCNDGGDVAKFFMLRDGIKFPDALALLARRVGITIPQGETKEEKERKAMLHALAKAQYFFQQGLSENRNGGRAYADSRLTPYEVERHGIGYAPKGGRALVDYLDKSGVPFWAAEKAGLIRREENGPYKDCFWGRVMFPIRDDRGRVIAFAGRRTDKIKTLKYVNSPESPLYKKEATLYGIDTAIQAIQETGEVYVVEGYFDAIAMISAGILNTVATCGTAFTKEHAAVLRRYCTRVNFMFDGDAAGKKALQKATLLALKEEFTVTAYLLTEDQDPDSFFKSGESFNEIRSMTGLDYLKESGAEMSPIHKKLHRLERLERGLFYMAEKIPEVRGMIAKSGNLEELFSPDLLPAIHDVINTPPPPFSPRVQRMIETLVRVKASLELGNTAEPTVRSAMLLDVGEALSLIG, from the coding sequence ATGAGAATCCCTGATGATATCAAAAAGGAAATCCTCGACAGAGCCGGCCAGAATATTGTCCAGCTCATAGGCGAAGTCATTCCTTTAACCAAAGCAGGTACCACGTATAAGGCCTGCTGCCCTTTTCACAACGAAAAAACTCCTTCCTTCACAGTCAACCCCTCCCGTGGCACATGGCATTGTTTCGGCCAGTGCAATGATGGAGGCGATGTTGCAAAGTTCTTCATGCTTCGGGACGGAATCAAGTTCCCTGATGCTTTGGCGCTTTTGGCTCGCCGTGTGGGTATAACCATCCCTCAGGGCGAAACCAAGGAAGAAAAGGAGCGCAAAGCCATGCTTCATGCCCTGGCAAAAGCGCAATACTTTTTCCAACAAGGACTATCAGAAAATCGAAATGGTGGCCGGGCATATGCAGATTCCCGTCTCACACCGTATGAAGTTGAAAGACATGGAATCGGATATGCTCCAAAAGGAGGAAGAGCCCTGGTCGATTATCTCGATAAATCAGGAGTTCCTTTTTGGGCTGCCGAAAAAGCCGGCCTGATACGAAGAGAGGAAAACGGACCCTACAAAGATTGTTTCTGGGGGCGAGTCATGTTCCCTATCCGTGATGATCGAGGGCGAGTGATTGCTTTCGCAGGTCGGAGAACAGATAAAATCAAAACCCTGAAGTATGTCAATTCTCCAGAGTCTCCCCTTTACAAGAAGGAAGCTACGCTCTACGGAATTGACACAGCAATTCAGGCCATCCAGGAAACTGGTGAGGTCTACGTAGTTGAAGGTTATTTTGATGCAATAGCAATGATATCGGCTGGAATCCTGAACACAGTAGCCACTTGCGGTACTGCGTTCACAAAGGAACATGCCGCGGTTCTTCGGCGCTACTGCACACGAGTTAATTTCATGTTTGACGGAGATGCAGCTGGCAAAAAAGCCTTGCAAAAAGCAACGCTGCTGGCACTCAAGGAGGAGTTTACTGTAACTGCCTACCTTCTTACCGAGGATCAAGATCCGGACAGTTTTTTCAAATCTGGTGAATCTTTCAACGAAATCAGGTCGATGACTGGGCTTGATTATCTGAAAGAGTCAGGTGCCGAAATGTCACCCATTCACAAGAAGCTCCATCGACTCGAACGATTGGAGCGAGGTCTCTTTTACATGGCGGAAAAGATCCCGGAAGTTAGAGGGATGATCGCCAAAAGTGGAAACCTTGAAGAACTGTTCAGCCCTGATCTGTTGCCGGCAATTCATGATGTAATTAACACACCGCCCCCCCCATTTTCGCCCAGGGTACAACGAATGATTGAAACGCTTGTGCGCGTCAAGGCATCATTGGAACTGGGAAACACCGCAGAGCCAACTGTTCGGTCTGCAATGTTGCTGGATGTTGGGGAGGCTCTTTCACTAATTGGATAA
- a CDS encoding AAA family ATPase, whose amino-acid sequence MKKTTTAANAAATITKLTVEEVFGIPSKMPVTGFVAGHPLAPNKAKYVWDKSLVKDLMEWMSESSPDPLWITGPTGCGKTEMAIQLGAGLNAPTIIVTGRKDAEPGEVLGRIWLENGSTVFKPGLLIEAYEKGWMIIFDEIDGFNPEVGVCLHRLLEKKPITLDNGYIAHPHEHTLMIATANTRGDGEGGDIYASTQIFNLATLNRFEKWEMSYPAPEVEEEILKSHIAMDDMAISAMVKVAGDIRMAYEQGHCPGPISIRDLIRWGKKLMLSGARSDISPIYHSFDKAFGNGVNRHVRSALHIFVQTHFNVPAPTK is encoded by the coding sequence GTGAAAAAAACCACCACAGCTGCTAATGCCGCAGCAACAATCACCAAACTCACAGTTGAAGAAGTATTCGGTATTCCGTCAAAAATGCCTGTCACTGGATTTGTGGCAGGACACCCGCTTGCACCCAACAAGGCCAAATACGTGTGGGACAAGTCTTTGGTTAAGGATCTTATGGAGTGGATGTCAGAGTCAAGCCCTGACCCCCTCTGGATTACTGGACCAACTGGTTGCGGAAAAACCGAAATGGCAATCCAACTTGGCGCCGGCCTGAATGCTCCGACGATAATCGTCACTGGCCGGAAAGACGCTGAACCTGGAGAAGTTCTCGGGAGAATATGGCTCGAAAACGGCTCGACCGTATTCAAGCCTGGTTTGCTGATCGAGGCTTACGAAAAGGGATGGATGATCATTTTCGATGAAATTGATGGATTCAATCCCGAGGTCGGCGTTTGTTTGCACCGCCTCCTGGAGAAAAAGCCTATTACACTCGATAACGGGTATATAGCACATCCCCACGAACATACCCTCATGATCGCAACGGCGAACACACGAGGAGACGGGGAGGGGGGTGACATTTATGCTTCTACCCAGATTTTCAACCTTGCCACGCTCAATCGCTTTGAGAAGTGGGAGATGAGTTATCCTGCACCCGAAGTAGAGGAGGAAATCCTGAAGTCGCACATTGCCATGGATGATATGGCAATTTCGGCAATGGTCAAAGTTGCCGGCGATATACGCATGGCATACGAACAAGGCCATTGCCCAGGCCCAATTTCCATCAGGGACCTTATTCGCTGGGGCAAGAAACTGATGCTCAGCGGGGCACGTTCGGATATTTCTCCCATTTACCATTCCTTTGACAAGGCTTTTGGCAATGGAGTGAACCGGCACGTTCGGAGCGCACTCCATATATTCGTGCAGACACATTTCAATGTACCAGCCCCCACAAAATAG
- a CDS encoding WGR domain-containing protein: MANPDYFVLLEKQTSGPTGGKFWIVEVYGSKVILSWGPIGKMGQKREKNFSNPTAATIYATARENEKLSNGYSVQSRNRPQPSTTKVAAKPSTKPKPVPVKIKVSKTALTWDF, encoded by the coding sequence ATGGCAAACCCTGACTACTTTGTCCTACTGGAAAAACAGACCAGTGGACCAACCGGTGGGAAGTTCTGGATTGTTGAAGTCTATGGCTCGAAAGTCATTCTCTCCTGGGGCCCAATTGGCAAAATGGGTCAGAAAAGAGAAAAAAACTTTTCCAATCCGACGGCTGCAACCATTTACGCTACGGCAAGGGAAAACGAAAAGCTTTCCAACGGATATTCCGTGCAAAGCCGTAATCGTCCTCAACCGAGCACAACAAAGGTTGCGGCCAAACCTTCCACGAAACCCAAACCAGTACCAGTAAAAATCAAAGTCTCCAAAACAGCACTTACCTGGGACTTCTAA
- a CDS encoding DUF3150 domain-containing protein: MQTLNNIIVVVLNTSLWSGRKKLRAEDLAANGIEVDKLPPGTLASLGTKRIIAPEALNPFIALKKEAERICLAKGIRFLGGYAIPKEGIDSLAEDLKDIKRRFIEAKDTLLSNYDKEINKWISENPPEWAAVIRAAVEPASTIDAAMHFNFAPIAVGSPEGMEDKNEGLDEEANGMLAQLYHEIRLHAKTAYEASLVGKKEVTRKALRPAAAIRDKLQGLAFLDPEIAVTIQAINEVLEILVKVSPITGSNLDMLAGLLGRRLANIGRPYTEDETEEAVEEIQDGNIEEFIAEIIPQQQTAPAPLTYDF; this comes from the coding sequence GTGCAAACACTCAACAACATCATCGTAGTCGTACTCAACACTTCGCTCTGGTCTGGACGCAAGAAACTGCGCGCCGAGGACCTGGCAGCCAATGGGATTGAGGTGGACAAGCTCCCCCCGGGAACACTGGCTTCGTTGGGCACGAAGCGGATCATTGCTCCGGAAGCATTGAATCCGTTCATAGCCCTCAAGAAGGAGGCTGAACGAATCTGCTTGGCCAAAGGTATCCGTTTTTTGGGAGGTTATGCTATCCCCAAAGAAGGTATTGACAGCCTGGCTGAAGACCTCAAGGACATAAAGAGGAGGTTTATAGAAGCGAAAGACACTCTACTGTCCAACTATGACAAAGAAATCAATAAATGGATTTCAGAAAATCCCCCTGAATGGGCGGCTGTCATCAGAGCAGCTGTTGAACCGGCAAGCACCATCGACGCGGCCATGCACTTCAATTTCGCTCCCATCGCTGTAGGTTCACCCGAAGGCATGGAAGACAAAAACGAAGGCCTGGACGAAGAAGCGAACGGTATGCTCGCACAGCTGTACCACGAAATACGGTTGCACGCTAAAACAGCATATGAGGCATCTCTTGTTGGCAAAAAAGAGGTTACTCGCAAGGCGCTTCGGCCTGCCGCAGCCATCAGGGACAAACTTCAGGGCCTAGCTTTCCTGGATCCTGAGATTGCCGTTACAATACAGGCAATCAACGAGGTTCTGGAAATACTGGTCAAGGTGAGCCCCATTACCGGGTCTAACCTGGACATGTTGGCTGGACTGCTTGGCAGACGACTTGCCAACATTGGACGGCCCTACACAGAAGACGAAACCGAAGAAGCTGTTGAGGAGATACAAGACGGCAATATTGAAGAATTCATTGCCGAAATCATCCCGCAGCAGCAGACGGCACCCGCTCCACTAACATACGACTTCTAA
- a CDS encoding VWA domain-containing protein yields the protein MIRDKELVGLCQVIARDSGMEVTIGGNSSYISNDGNRLNIAAMPITPEGRMVAVGLGFHEVGHKLYTDICGGPGSGLLGDLTNIIEDVREERDFVKDRPGASYDLRAVTDWYQARGNYTPTDMQTAFRCLVLCTGYSAVLGFSSVLPDLAKAEEIISKEMGGGFLSLAKLILQHFPSLPYGKEGTAESKEMAIALCKLLEDEAKKKEQEQQDPTSQDNQQDDSQGSPEDKQNKEDDNPEKQNQDEEQSGSNDKSSESNNNNGDQDENNPSGDQSSDNRDNPSQDNHTDQGGQDEDSEQNGSGKNPSKSDTDDEEGDGNDAGNDNGSSSSPSDDSTTPNNNSIASGNSIGGQKEDSKTQLSAREIMQILEGESDFGDVQKIALKELERMSQEVSDDVRSSIPQLPRSKRFDSDTNLIDENVAISATSRMRAKLMGMLQSVKQQPERFGTSGRKLAVNRLVNMATGDPRIFKKRTETVSINTAVVIMVDNSGSMTTNRRIEIARDSSFALHHTLKGIGGVSVLSAAFDASSLDPRNPDSFPIKILCGWNEKPFPMQFSIRPGDITPTPWALWFARAHLLQRPEPRKICLIITDGEPFGWDNIESDTVAATKRLEKDRIEIAAIGIQLDDVAKYWKNNRVVNNVDDLPQAMFGVMNDLLTRKPNT from the coding sequence ATGATCAGAGACAAGGAACTTGTCGGACTCTGCCAGGTAATCGCTCGCGATTCCGGCATGGAAGTCACCATTGGAGGAAACTCCTCTTACATTTCAAATGACGGCAATCGGCTGAACATCGCAGCCATGCCAATAACCCCAGAAGGTCGAATGGTCGCTGTTGGGCTTGGCTTCCACGAAGTGGGACACAAGCTCTACACTGACATTTGCGGCGGGCCTGGTTCAGGTTTGCTGGGCGACCTCACCAACATCATCGAAGACGTTCGGGAAGAGCGGGATTTTGTTAAAGACCGCCCGGGCGCTTCGTATGACCTCAGAGCTGTCACTGACTGGTATCAGGCACGAGGAAACTACACACCGACGGATATGCAGACAGCATTCCGATGCCTTGTTCTATGCACCGGATATTCGGCTGTGCTTGGATTCTCCTCGGTGCTTCCTGACCTTGCCAAAGCCGAGGAAATCATCTCCAAAGAAATGGGAGGTGGCTTCCTGTCGTTGGCTAAGTTGATCCTGCAGCATTTTCCTTCACTTCCCTACGGAAAAGAAGGGACTGCCGAATCCAAGGAGATGGCGATAGCCCTTTGTAAGCTCCTTGAAGATGAGGCAAAGAAGAAGGAGCAGGAACAACAAGATCCGACCAGCCAAGACAACCAGCAGGATGATTCGCAAGGATCACCAGAGGACAAACAAAACAAGGAGGATGACAATCCCGAGAAACAAAACCAGGACGAGGAGCAAAGCGGTTCAAACGATAAATCCTCCGAGTCCAACAACAACAATGGAGACCAGGATGAGAACAACCCATCTGGTGATCAATCCTCAGACAACAGAGATAACCCGTCACAGGATAACCACACAGATCAGGGCGGCCAGGACGAAGACAGCGAGCAAAACGGTTCTGGCAAAAACCCCTCTAAGTCCGACACAGACGATGAGGAAGGTGATGGAAACGATGCCGGCAACGACAATGGTTCCAGCTCCTCCCCTTCCGATGACTCCACAACACCCAACAATAACAGTATCGCCTCTGGCAACTCTATTGGCGGTCAAAAGGAGGATTCAAAAACACAACTCTCCGCGAGAGAAATCATGCAGATCCTGGAAGGCGAAAGTGACTTTGGGGATGTCCAGAAAATAGCCCTGAAGGAACTTGAGCGTATGTCACAAGAAGTGTCTGATGACGTACGGTCAAGCATTCCGCAACTTCCGAGGTCGAAACGCTTCGATTCTGATACCAACTTGATAGATGAAAACGTGGCTATCTCAGCAACGTCGAGAATGCGAGCCAAACTCATGGGGATGTTGCAATCTGTCAAACAGCAACCGGAACGCTTTGGCACTTCTGGGCGCAAACTGGCTGTCAACCGTCTTGTCAACATGGCAACCGGTGATCCCCGCATCTTCAAGAAACGAACAGAAACCGTAAGCATCAACACCGCTGTAGTTATCATGGTGGATAATTCAGGATCCATGACTACAAATCGACGCATTGAAATTGCTCGGGACTCGTCTTTTGCGCTTCACCATACCTTGAAAGGGATTGGTGGGGTTAGTGTCCTGTCTGCTGCTTTTGATGCATCATCATTGGACCCACGCAACCCGGATTCATTTCCGATCAAGATTCTATGTGGGTGGAACGAGAAACCCTTTCCAATGCAGTTTTCAATTCGCCCTGGTGACATCACACCAACGCCTTGGGCATTATGGTTCGCCCGGGCACATCTTCTACAACGTCCTGAGCCACGGAAGATATGTCTCATTATCACCGATGGCGAACCTTTTGGCTGGGACAATATTGAATCCGACACAGTGGCAGCCACAAAGCGACTAGAAAAGGACCGCATTGAGATTGCTGCCATCGGAATTCAACTTGATGATGTGGCGAAATACTGGAAAAACAATCGAGTGGTGAACAATGTCGACGATTTACCCCAGGCAATGTTCGGGGTAATGAACGACCTGCTCACGCGCAAACCCAACACCTAA
- the radC gene encoding RadC family protein — MPNLSLFDCNEQSTNTPATKRIVLKSIEARYRKEAVREDAPEWVTTRFTSPKQVFELFKDLIYETKEHFITLHLDGKNRIMCMDRVSIGSLNQSIVHPREVFKTALLSNAAAIICVHQHPSGDPNPSSEDLSITKRLKEAGEIMGIRVLDHIVVGHEDYISFVEKGLM, encoded by the coding sequence ATGCCAAATCTTTCACTGTTCGATTGCAACGAACAATCCACAAACACACCGGCCACAAAACGCATTGTGCTCAAGTCAATTGAAGCTCGGTATCGCAAGGAAGCCGTCCGTGAAGACGCTCCCGAATGGGTAACAACTCGGTTTACGTCCCCCAAGCAAGTTTTTGAACTGTTCAAGGATCTCATCTACGAGACGAAAGAGCATTTCATTACCTTGCACCTGGATGGCAAAAACCGAATTATGTGCATGGATCGAGTGAGCATTGGCTCTCTCAACCAAAGCATTGTTCACCCAAGGGAAGTATTCAAGACTGCCTTGCTTTCAAACGCCGCCGCCATCATCTGCGTACATCAACATCCTTCCGGCGACCCCAACCCCAGCTCCGAAGACCTCTCGATCACCAAACGCTTGAAAGAAGCAGGTGAAATTATGGGGATTCGAGTTCTGGATCACATCGTCGTCGGCCACGAAGATTACATCAGCTTCGTCGAAAAAGGCTTGATGTAA
- the yfbR gene encoding 5'-deoxynucleotidase — MKTIFFPAVLGRMKHLPRWALMPNIRTENVHEHSMDVALIADLLCAIRNELFEGSVNAGEVVRAALYHDASEIFTGDVATPVKYANPEIKKCLKAAETEACTKLIDMLPDSIQAAYRDSFFPSQDIKELVKAADKLSGLTKCILERKLGNSEFGDAEESHHSWLRENCGHMHEVGYFVDHCIPAYESSLDKVLRR; from the coding sequence GTGAAAACAATTTTTTTCCCCGCGGTACTTGGGAGAATGAAGCACCTCCCACGTTGGGCATTGATGCCTAATATCCGCACAGAAAACGTCCATGAACATTCGATGGACGTTGCTTTGATTGCTGACCTTCTCTGCGCGATCAGAAACGAATTGTTTGAAGGAAGTGTTAACGCCGGCGAGGTGGTACGTGCAGCTCTGTACCACGACGCAAGCGAGATTTTCACTGGAGATGTTGCAACACCAGTGAAATACGCCAACCCCGAGATCAAAAAGTGCCTGAAAGCCGCGGAAACGGAAGCATGTACCAAGTTGATAGACATGCTCCCTGATTCAATTCAGGCCGCCTACCGCGACAGTTTTTTCCCCTCCCAGGACATCAAGGAATTGGTCAAAGCTGCTGATAAGTTGTCCGGCCTGACCAAGTGTATTCTTGAACGAAAACTCGGTAACAGTGAGTTTGGTGATGCGGAAGAATCTCACCATTCCTGGCTACGAGAGAACTGTGGCCACATGCATGAAGTCGGATATTTTGTCGATCATTGCATACCAGCTTACGAAAGTTCGCTGGACAAGGTTTTGCGGCGCTAA
- a CDS encoding helix-turn-helix domain-containing protein, protein MENIDKIIEHIGTRLKEVRNILGMSQTAIAKAADSSLPSWQGYEAGKNIPGGKVLEALSKMGIDVNWVLTGNGKMMLDSSNTTPFREDIKLKVIDILESMSEPNQWRAAALLLEFKEELSKQAAPAKRKQ, encoded by the coding sequence ATGGAAAACATAGACAAAATTATAGAACATATAGGGACACGTTTAAAAGAAGTGCGCAATATCCTTGGAATGTCTCAGACTGCGATTGCAAAGGCCGCAGACTCAAGTCTTCCCTCTTGGCAAGGATACGAGGCTGGTAAAAATATCCCAGGTGGCAAAGTTCTTGAGGCGTTGTCTAAGATGGGAATAGATGTAAACTGGGTATTGACTGGGAATGGGAAGATGATGCTTGATTCATCTAACACCACTCCTTTTCGAGAAGATATAAAATTAAAGGTGATTGATATTTTGGAGAGTATGAGTGAGCCAAATCAATGGCGTGCTGCTGCACTCCTCTTAGAATTCAAAGAGGAACTTTCAAAGCAGGCTGCTCCTGCTAAAAGGAAGCAGTGA
- a CDS encoding AAA family ATPase → MIESVAFPQKKSDYLGPFGRRGKESPGPYSFIVDIKSVRGKTFRFKPGLNILVGPNGTGKSTVLRACALSLAAMQGGVSAVTENWLRELFSFPGEAIMFPWSVVHDGQPILFCDPRETIGITGGAFDNDFFKAGVLSALSRGSTGELSLRRISDCIKAVKGEMQMPSRIEWRMEKSAFINDAWNVRLEKAEEYLAANIPLGGPQTILLDEPESCLSIPLQARLWSLFYDADYFKNLQVVVATHSPFAFGIAHANYIELERGYLDECQRSIACLRERSTTHDQLMTQLI, encoded by the coding sequence ATGATCGAATCAGTCGCGTTTCCCCAAAAGAAATCGGATTACCTCGGGCCCTTCGGGCGCCGAGGTAAGGAGTCACCCGGGCCGTATTCCTTCATCGTGGATATCAAATCTGTTCGCGGTAAAACGTTCAGGTTCAAGCCGGGGTTGAACATCCTGGTTGGTCCTAACGGAACCGGGAAATCAACTGTACTGCGGGCCTGTGCATTGTCACTGGCGGCAATGCAGGGCGGGGTCTCTGCTGTCACGGAAAACTGGTTGAGGGAGTTGTTCAGCTTTCCCGGGGAAGCGATCATGTTTCCCTGGAGCGTAGTTCATGATGGGCAGCCGATTCTTTTTTGTGACCCACGCGAGACGATCGGGATCACTGGAGGGGCGTTCGACAATGATTTCTTTAAAGCGGGGGTCCTGTCGGCTTTATCAAGGGGCTCAACAGGGGAATTATCTCTTCGGCGAATCAGTGATTGCATTAAAGCAGTCAAGGGCGAGATGCAAATGCCGTCTCGAATCGAATGGCGGATGGAAAAAAGTGCTTTCATCAATGATGCTTGGAACGTGCGCCTGGAAAAGGCTGAGGAATACTTGGCAGCGAACATCCCTCTTGGTGGTCCTCAGACTATTTTGTTGGATGAGCCTGAAAGTTGCCTAAGTATCCCATTGCAGGCTCGTTTATGGAGCCTGTTCTATGATGCAGACTACTTCAAAAACCTGCAAGTAGTTGTCGCCACACACTCTCCTTTTGCATTTGGCATTGCTCACGCAAACTATATTGAACTGGAGCGAGGGTATCTTGATGAATGCCAAAGATCCATTGCCTGTTTACGTGAAAGGTCTACTACCCACGACCAACTTATGACCCAACTGATATAA
- a CDS encoding thermonuclease family protein, which translates to MRFLGLLSMLFLAVSTSAWAGGPLRTVEGVVTKVSDGDTLQVADRMGTKIKVRMYGIDAPETQKGNKRTGTVSKPGQPYGEESFRALYSLVNGQHVRLDLMDVDQYGRTVSIVWLGRRNINREMVATGNAWAYRQYLDRPHASEFIDAEERARKARLGLWRQGKPQPPWEFRKSLKRPKNSWW; encoded by the coding sequence ATGAGGTTTTTGGGTCTTTTGAGCATGTTGTTTCTCGCTGTTTCAACTTCTGCCTGGGCCGGCGGTCCGCTTCGGACTGTTGAAGGCGTTGTTACCAAGGTATCTGATGGTGATACGCTTCAGGTTGCGGATCGTATGGGAACAAAGATAAAAGTCAGGATGTACGGCATCGATGCCCCAGAGACGCAGAAGGGAAACAAAAGGACGGGCACGGTGAGCAAGCCTGGCCAGCCATATGGCGAGGAGTCCTTTCGTGCCTTGTACTCTCTGGTGAATGGACAGCACGTGCGGCTGGATCTGATGGATGTTGATCAGTACGGTCGAACGGTCTCGATCGTCTGGTTGGGGCGGCGAAATATCAACCGCGAAATGGTGGCCACAGGAAACGCCTGGGCATATCGGCAATATCTTGATCGGCCGCATGCATCTGAGTTCATCGATGCAGAGGAGCGGGCCAGAAAAGCCCGGCTTGGCTTGTGGAGGCAAGGCAAGCCTCAGCCTCCCTGGGAGTTCAGGAAAAGTTTGAAAAGACCGAAAAATAGCTGGTGGTGA
- a CDS encoding DUF1643 domain-containing protein, whose amino-acid sequence MHSPLFEQRETVFSPCLRYRYRLRQIWNPDLPLLCWLMLNPSTADQEKNDPTVERCERRARRTPGCGGVEIINIFAFRETSPELMKKQVDPVGPDNDRHILEAASKALKVICGWGIHGEHMGRGDQVVEMLTRAGILLYCLKQTSSGQPSHPLYIGYGVVPKLLKLRQQVVA is encoded by the coding sequence ATGCATAGTCCCCTCTTTGAGCAAAGGGAAACGGTTTTCTCTCCATGCTTGCGGTATCGGTATCGGCTTCGTCAAATTTGGAATCCGGATCTACCGCTTCTTTGTTGGTTGATGCTCAATCCCTCTACGGCTGACCAGGAAAAGAATGACCCGACGGTTGAGCGCTGCGAGAGAAGAGCGCGCAGGACTCCGGGGTGTGGCGGAGTCGAAATCATCAATATCTTCGCGTTCAGGGAAACCTCACCAGAGCTCATGAAGAAGCAGGTAGATCCGGTTGGCCCTGACAACGATCGACATATCCTGGAGGCTGCATCGAAGGCGCTCAAGGTGATATGTGGTTGGGGCATTCATGGTGAGCACATGGGGAGGGGTGATCAGGTTGTCGAAATGCTGACAAGGGCGGGAATCCTTCTGTATTGTCTCAAGCAGACAAGCAGTGGCCAGCCGTCTCATCCTCTTTATATAGGATATGGCGTTGTGCCTAAGTTATTGAAACTACGTCAGCAAGTTGTGGCGTGA